A stretch of Arachis hypogaea cultivar Tifrunner chromosome 15, arahy.Tifrunner.gnm2.J5K5, whole genome shotgun sequence DNA encodes these proteins:
- the LOC140179303 gene encoding protein FAR1-RELATED SEQUENCE 4-like: MTDADKAQADSLSRRAKIKDGDAHAALSYLISKADEDPLLQGKFTLKDGKLDNLVWVDGSSITDYQCFGDVLAFDTIYQKNKYNRPLVVFLGTNHHGQTCIFGCDLLSDEKRETYVLVLNMFMEIMGNKQPIAVVTDGDLAMREAIKEVLPNAAHRLCAWHLYRNACEAIKNSKFLDGLKHLMYGNFFSEEFERRWHNLISEYRLSENE; encoded by the exons ATGACCGACGCTGATAAAGCACAGGCTGATAGTTT ATCGAGGCGTGCAAAGATAAAAGATGGTGATGCACATGCAGCATTGAGTTACCTAATTTCTAAGGCAGATGAGGATCCACTATTGCAAGGAAAGTTTACTTTGAAGGATGGTAAGCTTGATAATTTAGTGTGGGTCGATGGATCTAGCATTACTGATTACCAATGTTTTGGTGATGTGTTAGCTTTCGACACGATATACCAAAAAAATAAGTATAATAGGCCGTTGGTTGTCTTCTTAGGAACAAATCATCATGGACAAACATGCATTTTTGGTTGTGATTTATTATCCGATGAGAAACGAGAAACCTATGTTTTGGTGTTGAATATGTTCATGGAGATAATGGGTAATAAACAACCTATAGCCGTGGTGACAGATGGAGATCTTGCAATGAGGGAGGCAATAAAAGAAGTTCTTCCAAATGCTGCACACCGTCTTTGTGCATGGCATCTATACCGTAATGCCTGTGAAGCTATAAAGAATTCAAAATTCTTAGATGGGTTAAAGCACCTAATGTATGGAAATTTTTTTTCTGAAGAGTTTGAGAGAAGATGGCATAACTTGATATCTGAGTATAGACTTTCTGAGAATGAATGA